In Dehalococcoidia bacterium, one genomic interval encodes:
- a CDS encoding diguanylate cyclase has product MHSLLARQLRRHCIDANTLSSDVQALLAAVSDAYDSSDTDRRMTERSLDLSSLELLSANSELRQKGELLRATLESTADGILAVDATGSVMYYNVRFLELWRVPRQLAERGDDDELLGFVLEQLVDPEAFLRKVRELYASPDESFDALAFRDGHIFERYSRTLPSGTGLAGRVWSFRDVTEREEAVRKILEQARRDSLTGALNHGGITQCLAEQLDRSDLSRVALAMVDIDGMKAVNDTYGHLAGDTVLSAVASALVAEGAVVGRYGGDEFLVVLAGADRAHAEEYVARLHQTLLESRVIDEMTSAVIRVRVSVGLGVYPDEASSMAELIQFADAAMYAAKSKRALEEGHANRRLGDRVSHIVADLVPLLTSSGKLEEKLKLIAGRLSMGTGYDAVDCQIFRDTGLNADSSLHDGRVDELTELWAAEQARDDGRDRPINVILAQTRRPIILENIAADARLNDGERAVLAAAGLESAIVAPMFWEAEFIGTLAVARRSRAAFDPRDAQFLAAIANEVAAIVRMAALMEGMQEATTRVSTAQAETVLMLAAAAEAHDQTTGLHLASIRVLSELIARELEYAPEQIQELGLAATLHDIGKISVPDSILSSPMRFDTDDAEFDRIWDTLKQHTVWGAEFLSGRIGFDLAAKVARWHHERWDGRGYPDGLTGAEIPQEVAIVTVADALDAMIQDRPYRAGRPLAEAIEEIVACRGLQFSPDVVDALCGVHRRGELPQREPNGENQMQHLAA; this is encoded by the coding sequence ATGCACAGCCTGCTTGCCCGCCAGCTCCGGCGCCACTGCATCGATGCCAATACGCTCTCCTCTGACGTCCAGGCGCTGCTCGCCGCCGTCTCGGACGCGTATGATTCATCCGATACCGACCGGCGCATGACCGAGAGATCGCTGGATCTCAGCTCACTGGAACTGCTGTCGGCGAACAGCGAGCTTAGGCAAAAGGGAGAGCTATTGCGCGCTACCTTGGAATCGACGGCGGATGGCATCCTTGCCGTCGACGCCACCGGTAGCGTCATGTACTACAACGTGCGCTTCCTGGAACTCTGGCGTGTTCCGCGACAACTCGCGGAGCGGGGCGACGACGACGAACTCCTGGGATTCGTGCTCGAACAACTCGTTGACCCGGAGGCGTTTCTGCGCAAGGTGCGTGAATTGTACGCCTCCCCTGACGAGAGCTTTGACGCCCTGGCATTCCGTGATGGACATATATTCGAGCGCTACTCGCGAACGTTGCCCAGCGGTACGGGCCTTGCTGGGCGAGTTTGGAGCTTTCGAGATGTGACGGAACGTGAGGAAGCGGTACGCAAGATCCTTGAACAGGCTCGACGCGACTCGCTCACGGGAGCCCTTAATCACGGCGGGATCACCCAATGCCTCGCCGAGCAACTCGATCGTTCGGACCTGAGCCGCGTGGCGCTTGCGATGGTCGACATCGACGGTATGAAGGCCGTGAACGACACCTATGGCCATCTGGCGGGCGACACAGTGCTGAGTGCTGTCGCGAGCGCGCTCGTCGCGGAGGGCGCCGTCGTCGGGCGATACGGCGGCGACGAGTTCCTGGTGGTCCTCGCCGGCGCTGACCGTGCGCATGCAGAAGAGTACGTAGCTCGGCTGCACCAGACGCTTCTTGAGAGTCGTGTGATCGATGAGATGACCAGCGCGGTGATCCGAGTTCGGGTGAGCGTCGGCCTCGGCGTGTATCCAGATGAAGCTAGTTCCATGGCCGAGCTGATTCAGTTCGCCGACGCCGCGATGTACGCAGCGAAGAGCAAGCGCGCGCTTGAGGAGGGTCACGCAAATCGGCGGCTCGGCGATCGCGTGTCGCACATCGTCGCGGATCTCGTACCGCTCCTCACGTCTTCAGGAAAGCTCGAAGAGAAGCTGAAGTTGATCGCCGGTCGACTCTCGATGGGCACAGGCTATGACGCGGTCGACTGTCAGATCTTTCGCGACACCGGTCTCAACGCGGACAGTTCCTTGCACGATGGGCGCGTCGATGAGTTGACCGAACTCTGGGCAGCGGAGCAAGCTCGCGACGATGGGCGTGACCGACCGATCAACGTGATCCTTGCCCAGACGCGTCGACCAATCATTCTGGAGAATATCGCAGCCGACGCACGCCTGAACGACGGTGAGCGTGCGGTGTTAGCCGCGGCCGGCTTGGAGTCGGCGATCGTTGCGCCCATGTTCTGGGAGGCCGAATTCATTGGTACGTTAGCTGTGGCTCGTCGCAGTCGCGCAGCATTCGATCCTCGTGACGCGCAGTTCCTGGCAGCCATCGCCAATGAAGTAGCTGCCATCGTTCGGATGGCCGCCTTGATGGAGGGCATGCAGGAGGCGACTACGCGCGTATCCACGGCTCAGGCGGAGACCGTACTGATGCTGGCCGCCGCAGCGGAAGCCCACGATCAGACCACGGGCCTGCACCTAGCCAGCATCCGCGTTCTTTCGGAATTGATCGCTCGCGAACTGGAGTATGCTCCCGAGCAGATACAAGAGCTCGGCCTCGCTGCCACCCTCCATGACATTGGGAAAATCAGCGTACCGGACAGCATCCTTTCGAGCCCCATGCGATTCGACACGGACGATGCGGAATTCGACCGTATCTGGGACACGCTTAAGCAGCACACGGTGTGGGGCGCGGAGTTCCTCTCGGGTCGCATCGGTTTCGATCTCGCAGCAAAGGTCGCGAGATGGCATCACGAACGGTGGGATGGACGCGGCTACCCGGACGGTTTAACAGGTGCCGAGATACCGCAAGAGGTTGCGATCGTCACCGTTGCCGATGCCCTGGATGCGATGATCCAAGACCGTCCGTATCGCGCAGGCCGGCCCCTTGCCGAAGCCATCGAGGAAATCGTCGCCTGCCGCGGTCTGCAGTTCTCACCAGACGTCGTCGACGCCCTTTGTGGCGTCCATCGTCGCGGTGAACTTCCTCAGCGCGAACCGAACGGCGAAAACCAAATGCAGCACCTCGCCGCATGA
- a CDS encoding matrixin family metalloprotease translates to MAKLLGLSLIVLIAFATLGASTNGSDASAGGPINVAGLGVAEVDGKRVMVEVFVSVTRGADPVAQVHAALEERGARPLQKSEYVPTGLVWNQFSDDQTTNDYVRQYYNPGSASTAPDPTSGGGLTALLNTHATWSNVATSSFAFEYRGTTSRCPSLVQECPGDQTFDGFNDVAWLDLGRCSIFRCTLGVTWFATEDPDEADMALNTRVAWRTNGSDYDVETVMLHENGHVAGMGHSQVSAAIMYAYYSSVRRTLHQDDIDGISALYPAGDVATNTPTPTAEPTDTPTSTATPGPTDTPGPTDTPAPSATATHTSEPTLTPTATSTTEPTATNTPHCPAGWQRQGRC, encoded by the coding sequence GTGGCGAAACTACTGGGGCTGTCGCTCATCGTGCTCATCGCGTTCGCGACGCTCGGCGCGTCTACAAACGGGAGCGACGCATCCGCCGGAGGCCCCATCAACGTCGCCGGACTGGGCGTCGCCGAAGTCGACGGGAAGCGCGTGATGGTCGAGGTGTTCGTCTCGGTCACCCGTGGCGCTGACCCTGTCGCGCAGGTGCATGCTGCCCTTGAGGAGCGCGGCGCTCGCCCGCTACAGAAGAGCGAGTACGTGCCGACGGGGCTCGTGTGGAACCAGTTTTCGGACGACCAGACGACGAACGACTACGTGCGGCAGTACTACAACCCGGGAAGCGCCTCGACGGCGCCCGACCCGACGAGCGGCGGCGGCCTGACCGCCCTTCTAAACACACACGCCACCTGGAGCAATGTTGCTACGTCGAGCTTCGCGTTCGAATACCGTGGCACGACGTCACGCTGCCCGTCGCTGGTGCAGGAGTGCCCCGGCGATCAGACGTTCGACGGCTTCAACGACGTCGCCTGGCTCGACCTGGGGCGATGTAGCATCTTCCGCTGCACGTTGGGCGTGACGTGGTTCGCCACGGAGGATCCCGACGAAGCGGACATGGCTCTGAACACGCGGGTCGCATGGCGCACGAACGGCAGTGACTACGACGTCGAGACGGTGATGCTGCACGAGAACGGGCACGTCGCGGGGATGGGCCACTCCCAGGTGAGCGCGGCCATCATGTACGCGTACTACAGCAGTGTGCGACGGACGTTGCACCAGGACGACATCGACGGCATCAGCGCGCTGTACCCGGCGGGCGACGTCGCGACGAATACGCCGACACCGACCGCTGAGCCGACGGACACGCCGACTTCAACGGCCACGCCGGGTCCTACCGATACGCCCGGCCCGACGGACACGCCGGCGCCATCGGCGACGGCGACGCATACGTCCGAGCCGACGCTGACGCCGACGGCCACGAGTACGACCGAGCCGACGGCGACGAACACGCCGCACTGCCCGGCCGGGTGGCAACGCCAGGGCAGATGTTGA
- a CDS encoding FIST N-terminal domain-containing protein, translating into MKLEQTQWTESRGWEPATPREMKTADLALVFSSTARLEDAGCLEEIKCAYPHALIFGCSTAGEIHDVHVDDDSIAVTAIDFEHTELRYAGIRMFDVTNSYDAGERLAQILPHEGLVHVFVLSDGLKVNGSDLVKGLSARLPEGVSITGGLSGDGDRFAKTLVILEGKPQSDAIGAIGFYGDALRVGYASLGGWDSFGPERLITRSEGNVLYELDGKSALELYKQYLGKHAAGLPATGLLFPLSLRTRDGETPVVRTILGVDEEAQSMTFAGDVPMGAYARLMKANFDRLIDGAVGAARTSHEAVDGSSPDLAILISCVGRKMVLKQRVEEEVEGVRDVLGEHTALAGFYSYGEISPFTPHAKCELHNQTMTITTLSERAA; encoded by the coding sequence TTGAAGCTCGAACAGACTCAATGGACCGAAAGTCGTGGCTGGGAGCCGGCCACACCGCGTGAAATGAAGACGGCGGACTTGGCGCTGGTGTTCAGCAGCACCGCAAGACTCGAGGACGCCGGTTGCCTCGAGGAGATCAAATGTGCCTATCCGCACGCGCTGATATTCGGCTGCTCAACCGCCGGCGAGATCCATGACGTTCATGTCGACGATGATTCTATCGCAGTGACGGCAATCGACTTCGAGCACACCGAGTTGCGCTACGCCGGCATCCGCATGTTCGACGTCACGAACAGTTACGACGCCGGCGAGCGGTTGGCGCAGATCCTGCCGCACGAGGGGCTGGTCCATGTGTTCGTCCTTTCCGACGGCTTGAAGGTCAACGGCAGTGACCTGGTGAAGGGCCTGAGTGCACGTCTCCCGGAGGGCGTGAGCATCACCGGCGGACTATCGGGCGACGGCGATCGCTTTGCGAAGACGCTCGTCATTCTCGAAGGGAAGCCGCAGAGCGATGCCATCGGCGCCATCGGTTTCTACGGCGATGCGCTCCGGGTCGGATACGCATCGTTAGGCGGCTGGGACTCCTTCGGCCCGGAGCGTCTCATCACGCGCTCGGAAGGGAACGTTCTGTACGAACTTGACGGCAAGTCGGCGCTTGAGCTGTACAAGCAGTACCTCGGAAAGCATGCGGCCGGGCTTCCCGCCACGGGCCTACTCTTCCCGTTGAGTCTCCGCACGCGCGACGGAGAGACGCCGGTGGTGCGGACGATCCTCGGGGTGGACGAAGAAGCGCAGAGCATGACGTTCGCGGGCGATGTCCCGATGGGGGCGTACGCGCGCCTCATGAAGGCGAACTTCGACCGCCTGATCGACGGCGCCGTTGGGGCGGCGCGGACGAGCCACGAAGCAGTCGACGGATCTTCACCCGACCTCGCCATCCTGATCAGTTGCGTAGGGCGCAAGATGGTGCTCAAGCAACGGGTCGAGGAGGAAGTGGAAGGCGTGCGAGACGTACTCGGCGAACACACCGCGCTCGCCGGGTTTTACTCGTACGGCGAGATCTCTCCGTTCACTCCTCACGCGAAGTGTGAGCTGCACAATCAGACGATGACCATCACGACGCTGTCGGAACGCGCGGCCTAG